The following are encoded in a window of Limibacter armeniacum genomic DNA:
- the buk gene encoding butyrate kinase, whose translation MNTYILVINPGSTSTKIAVFDKDEPLFEQTLRHTNEELATLKNIDEQYRFRKEVLLDTLKEKQFDPAKLDMIISRGGLLKPIESGIYEVNNQMIEDLKNSTLQHASNLGAMMAKELAEELNIQAYIADPVVVDELSEVARYSGHPNFPRKSVFHALNQKAIARQYAKQNRCKYEELNLIVVHLGGGVSVGAHQAGRVIDVNQALDGEGPFSPERSGTLPVGDLIRAAFSGEYTKEELLKMVVGEGGMVAYCGSNDAYKVELSAIGGNKDAAMAYKAMAYQVAKEIGAMSTVLKGNVDAILITGGLARSEYLVDMIKDSIKHLGKVAIFPGEDEMKALAMNALLLKRKEIVTKEYN comes from the coding sequence ATGAACACATATATTCTGGTTATCAACCCAGGTTCAACATCAACAAAGATTGCAGTCTTTGACAAAGATGAACCACTTTTTGAACAGACGCTACGCCATACAAATGAAGAGTTGGCTACGCTAAAAAATATAGACGAGCAATACCGTTTCCGTAAGGAGGTTTTGCTAGATACCTTAAAAGAAAAGCAATTTGACCCTGCCAAACTTGATATGATTATCAGCCGTGGTGGTCTATTGAAACCCATTGAGTCAGGTATCTATGAGGTCAATAATCAAATGATTGAAGACCTTAAGAACAGTACGTTACAACATGCCAGTAACCTTGGTGCCATGATGGCTAAAGAATTGGCTGAAGAGTTGAATATTCAAGCTTATATCGCAGATCCTGTAGTAGTGGATGAACTAAGCGAAGTAGCACGCTACTCAGGACACCCAAACTTCCCACGCAAGTCGGTATTCCATGCCTTAAACCAAAAGGCTATTGCACGCCAATATGCAAAGCAGAACCGTTGCAAGTATGAGGAACTCAACCTGATTGTCGTTCACCTTGGTGGAGGAGTGTCAGTAGGTGCTCATCAGGCAGGAAGAGTAATCGATGTCAACCAGGCGCTAGATGGAGAGGGACCATTCTCTCCAGAAAGAAGTGGTACATTACCAGTTGGAGACCTGATCAGAGCTGCCTTCAGTGGTGAGTATACAAAAGAAGAGCTATTGAAGATGGTTGTAGGCGAAGGAGGCATGGTTGCTTACTGCGGCTCCAATGATGCTTACAAAGTCGAGCTTTCTGCTATAGGCGGCAATAAAGATGCTGCTATGGCATACAAGGCAATGGCTTATCAGGTAGCCAAAGAAATCGGAGCCATGAGCACTGTACTGAAAGGTAATGTAGATGCTATTCTGATTACTGGTGGTTTGGCTAGAAGCGAATACCTTGTAGACATGATCAAGGACAGCATAAAACATTTAGGTAAAGTGGCAATCTTCCCAGGTGAAGATGAAATGAAAGCCCTTGCCATGAATGCTCTGCTGCTGAAACGCAAAGAAATTGTGACTAAGGAATATAACTAA
- a CDS encoding bifunctional enoyl-CoA hydratase/phosphate acetyltransferase produces the protein MLTKLSQLKQIAENQQVKKRLVLCAAADEHSLDAVYHAYKEGVITPILVGNEEKIRKMMEEYGFFFIEDDIRIVHETKPNKMVETSIKLIRNGEGDILMKGHITTAELLRGVLNKEWGLKEKKVLSHFALFEIPAYHKLLALTDVAMNISPDLEAKMGIINNSVEFMGRIGVETPKIAAIAAVEMVNEKMSATTDAALLSIMNRRGQIRNCTIDGPLAFDNAISFESSEHKGIKGEVAGDADLLLVPDIEAGNVLYKAFVFFANAKVASIILGASVPVVLTSRADSEETKLNSIRLAAASAADFEV, from the coding sequence ATGCTGACAAAATTGTCTCAACTTAAGCAGATTGCAGAAAACCAACAGGTCAAAAAACGCCTAGTGCTTTGTGCTGCTGCTGACGAGCATTCATTGGATGCAGTATACCACGCATACAAAGAGGGAGTCATCACACCTATCTTGGTAGGTAACGAGGAGAAGATCCGCAAGATGATGGAAGAATACGGGTTCTTCTTTATTGAAGATGATATTCGTATTGTCCATGAGACCAAGCCTAACAAAATGGTGGAAACCTCTATCAAACTTATCCGCAATGGAGAAGGGGATATCCTGATGAAGGGGCATATTACCACTGCTGAATTACTTAGGGGGGTTCTCAATAAGGAGTGGGGACTGAAGGAAAAGAAAGTATTGTCTCACTTTGCTCTTTTCGAGATTCCAGCATACCATAAGCTACTTGCGCTGACTGACGTTGCTATGAACATCTCTCCTGACCTTGAAGCTAAGATGGGAATCATCAATAACTCAGTGGAGTTTATGGGCCGCATCGGTGTAGAAACACCTAAGATTGCTGCCATTGCTGCTGTAGAGATGGTAAATGAAAAGATGTCAGCAACCACAGACGCTGCACTACTTTCCATCATGAACCGAAGAGGTCAAATTCGTAACTGTACCATTGATGGTCCTTTGGCATTCGACAACGCCATCAGCTTTGAAAGCTCTGAACACAAAGGCATCAAAGGAGAAGTAGCTGGTGATGCAGACTTGCTACTGGTTCCGGATATTGAGGCTGGAAACGTACTTTATAAAGCGTTTGTATTCTTTGCCAATGCAAAGGTTGCTTCTATCATTCTTGGAGCTAGTGTACCAGTAGTACTTACTTCTAGAGCTGACTCTGAAGAAACTAAGCTAAACAGTATCAGGCTAGCAGCAGCATCAGCTGCTGACTTTGAAGTATAA
- a CDS encoding calcineurin-like phosphoesterase family protein, with amino-acid sequence MAQKRRSFLKSLGITMLGAPMMVGGLSAREKKGATLAKDLSAIELRGRVMSGGKGLVGVAVTDGINVVLTDTKGRYELLSNATAEFVHISIPRGYEFPNQDGITQFFQKIAAKNGQFVADFELKKLQQDDTKHNFIVWADPQIRTAADAKLLNTDSAPDTAKLIRSYGSGVLFHGIGCGDLVWDKFELFEDYRQAIKQTGIPYFQVIGNHDMDLDARTDDYSAVTFKKQFGPTYYSYNRGEIHYVVLDDVFFIGKSKKYIGYITEQQFAWLEQDLAHVKPGATVVVSVHIPVNTGTQRRDNLKDEPIGGVVANRRELYRILKPFKAHIMSGHTHFNEKMFDSENVIEHVHGTVCGAWWTGPICQDGTPGGYGVYEVNGADISWYHKATGKERNHQFRVYPVGAVEDFSDEFSVNVWNWDPEWKVEWLEDGVVKGEMNQRTVNDPWSMQLHLGPAKPSIRKWVEPILTDHMFFAKPSAQAQTVTIRVTDRFKQVYQKEVNLKTLKLGEQDS; translated from the coding sequence ATGGCACAAAAAAGAAGAAGTTTCCTGAAGTCATTGGGTATAACCATGCTGGGGGCTCCGATGATGGTGGGTGGATTGTCTGCTCGTGAAAAGAAGGGAGCTACATTAGCCAAAGACTTGTCGGCAATAGAGTTGCGAGGACGTGTAATGTCAGGAGGTAAAGGCTTGGTGGGAGTTGCCGTAACAGATGGTATCAACGTGGTACTGACTGACACAAAAGGACGTTATGAACTCCTGAGTAACGCAACAGCTGAGTTTGTCCATATTTCTATTCCAAGAGGGTATGAATTCCCCAATCAGGATGGCATCACACAGTTTTTCCAAAAAATAGCAGCTAAGAATGGACAGTTTGTAGCAGACTTTGAGTTGAAAAAGCTTCAGCAGGATGATACAAAGCATAATTTTATTGTATGGGCAGATCCACAGATTCGTACCGCAGCTGATGCGAAACTGCTAAATACCGATTCAGCACCTGATACCGCAAAGCTCATCAGGAGTTATGGCAGCGGTGTATTGTTTCACGGTATTGGTTGTGGAGACTTGGTGTGGGACAAGTTTGAACTGTTTGAAGACTACAGACAAGCCATAAAGCAAACGGGTATCCCATACTTCCAAGTGATCGGTAACCACGATATGGATTTGGATGCTCGTACAGATGACTACTCTGCTGTCACATTCAAAAAGCAGTTTGGACCAACTTACTATTCCTACAATCGTGGAGAGATTCACTATGTCGTATTGGATGACGTATTCTTTATTGGCAAATCGAAAAAGTATATTGGCTATATCACAGAACAACAATTTGCTTGGTTGGAACAGGACTTGGCGCATGTGAAGCCAGGAGCTACAGTGGTTGTGTCAGTGCATATTCCTGTCAATACAGGTACGCAGCGTAGAGATAACCTGAAAGATGAGCCTATCGGAGGCGTGGTAGCCAACCGTCGTGAGTTATACCGTATTCTGAAGCCATTCAAGGCACATATTATGTCAGGACACACTCATTTCAATGAGAAGATGTTTGACAGTGAAAATGTCATTGAGCACGTACACGGAACGGTTTGTGGTGCTTGGTGGACAGGGCCTATCTGTCAGGATGGTACACCAGGTGGATATGGCGTTTATGAGGTGAACGGGGCTGATATCAGTTGGTATCACAAGGCGACAGGCAAGGAACGAAATCATCAGTTCAGGGTTTATCCTGTTGGTGCGGTAGAAGACTTCTCTGATGAGTTTTCTGTAAATGTATGGAACTGGGACCCTGAGTGGAAAGTAGAATGGTTGGAAGATGGAGTGGTCAAAGGGGAAATGAATCAGCGAACAGTCAATGACCCTTGGTCGATGCAGCTGCACTTAGGACCTGCCAAGCCATCCATCCGAAAGTGGGTAGAGCCTATCCTGACAGACCATATGTTTTTTGCTAAACCATCTGCTCAGGCTCAAACTGTTACTATTAGGGTGACAGACCGCTTCAAGCAAGTATATCAAAAAGAGGTTAACCTCAAGACATTAAAGCTTGGTGAGCAAGATAGCTAA
- a CDS encoding SusC/RagA family TonB-linked outer membrane protein: MSMFSNALKQLMSASKQVCCILLIQLLAVQILFANNTLGQNLNQVSITFEAKDNTLKEVFIQIEEKTDFVFLYDESVSRSKVKFSLSKRTIKIAELLDLLSVKFHLKYQQLNKSISVSMPEKYSQLRKTVITGTVKDAQTGEPLPGTSVLFKGSTTGTITDMEGRYKLSSDRALTNEDVIIFRFLGYQTLELLYDGRTVIDVVLQEDEKTLETVVVTALGIERDQKALGYATQELGAGQLNDARSNNWAAALSGKVAGLTMNSSGSGPINSTRIVLRGDNNLDPSANNALIVLDGVPLNNTITESGVSSAYGAGSGSDVPIDFGNAVSDINPDDIESITVLKGASATALYGNRAMNGALIITTKSGARKKKGIGVTLNSNVNFQTVLKWPDYQYEYGQGTGAYFNEDGEWYYSYKASEDGGNTGSTSSAFGPKFDGQMYYQYDPTVEGQSLERQLWRPYEDNIKGFWRTGSTVTNSIALSGGDENSSVRASITHSKNEWIMPNTGYERINSSLSLNHKLTDRLKLSAKVNYANKKSDNLPATGYNNQSIAYFMIFQNPNVDLSWYEPIWKEGQNQVDQIHPFSSYIDNPYMIAYEMTNSINSHTMLGNLSATYEFSDKFDLMVRSAINLGKQEREMKRPFSSANYKNGYYKIQNISNYEVNTDALLTYKDKLSDRIDLRISLGGNMRSEEYRRTDLAVDGLVTPGVYKLSNGINNPTVTPRDWNRKVNSMYGLATFSYNDMIFVDITGRNDWYSVLPSQNNAYFYPSISTGFVLSEMFSLPSPVSYAKLRLSAAQVGSDTSPYRDRSYYGLSDFPSSASVPTTLPNIDIEPMQSLSYEAGLEYYMFQRRFGMDLTFYQTITNNQILDVPVDPTTGYSRAVMNGGEIRNRGIELVLNGTPVQTENFRWNTTVTWSKNYNKVLSLPEELTDEQIIGSGGNATLIAKVGGTTGDIYGYGFVRSPEGEIVYDAESGLPVRPDEIQYIGNAYADWKGGWNNEFKYKNFRFSFLLDGQYGGIIYSQTHHKMSEQGKLKHTLAGREDGFIVGDGVVLNEDGTYSSNTTEVAVQKYYKEYYRRANVEANSFDASYLKLREVRLEYNLPKEWLRRIAIERASVAVYGRDLMMITNFPIFDPETAALNGSTILPGIEMGQLPSTRIVGVNLTLEL, from the coding sequence ATGTCCATGTTTTCTAATGCTTTAAAGCAATTGATGTCAGCATCAAAACAGGTGTGCTGTATCCTTTTGATTCAGTTGCTGGCGGTTCAAATTCTCTTTGCCAATAATACTTTGGGGCAAAACCTGAATCAGGTCAGCATTACTTTTGAAGCCAAAGACAATACCCTAAAAGAAGTTTTTATTCAGATTGAAGAAAAAACGGATTTTGTCTTTTTGTACGATGAGTCAGTATCAAGAAGCAAGGTGAAATTTTCGCTGAGTAAACGTACAATCAAGATAGCAGAGTTGTTGGATTTACTGTCCGTGAAGTTTCACTTGAAATATCAGCAGCTTAATAAGAGTATTTCCGTGTCCATGCCTGAAAAGTATTCTCAGCTTAGAAAGACGGTGATTACAGGTACGGTAAAAGATGCACAAACAGGTGAGCCATTACCAGGAACAAGTGTCTTATTCAAAGGTTCTACAACAGGAACCATCACCGATATGGAAGGTCGTTATAAGCTGTCCAGTGATAGAGCACTGACCAATGAGGATGTGATCATCTTTCGGTTTCTGGGCTACCAGACTTTAGAACTGTTATACGATGGGCGTACAGTCATTGACGTTGTACTGCAAGAAGATGAGAAGACACTGGAAACAGTTGTTGTAACAGCATTGGGTATTGAGCGTGACCAGAAAGCTTTGGGTTATGCAACACAGGAGTTAGGCGCTGGACAGCTGAATGATGCTCGCTCGAATAACTGGGCAGCAGCACTTTCAGGTAAGGTAGCAGGTCTGACGATGAACAGTTCTGGTTCTGGCCCTATCAATTCTACCCGAATAGTTTTGAGAGGTGACAATAACTTGGATCCTTCTGCCAACAATGCCTTGATCGTATTGGATGGGGTGCCATTGAATAACACCATTACTGAGTCTGGAGTGAGCAGTGCTTATGGAGCTGGTTCAGGAAGTGATGTGCCTATCGACTTTGGTAATGCCGTATCTGATATTAACCCTGATGATATTGAAAGTATTACTGTACTGAAAGGTGCTTCAGCAACAGCACTGTATGGTAACCGAGCGATGAATGGAGCTTTGATTATCACGACCAAGTCAGGTGCACGTAAGAAAAAGGGAATTGGTGTTACACTCAATTCAAATGTGAACTTTCAGACAGTATTGAAATGGCCTGACTACCAATATGAGTATGGGCAAGGTACGGGAGCTTACTTTAATGAGGATGGTGAATGGTACTACTCTTATAAGGCATCTGAAGATGGAGGAAATACAGGTAGTACAAGTAGTGCTTTCGGACCTAAGTTTGACGGGCAGATGTACTATCAGTATGATCCTACTGTAGAAGGACAGTCATTGGAGCGTCAACTGTGGAGACCGTATGAAGACAATATCAAAGGTTTTTGGAGAACAGGTTCAACTGTAACCAATAGCATAGCACTTTCAGGGGGCGATGAAAACAGTTCGGTACGTGCCTCGATCACACACTCTAAAAATGAGTGGATCATGCCAAACACAGGTTATGAGCGAATCAACTCATCTCTTAGCCTCAACCATAAACTGACTGACCGTCTGAAGTTGAGTGCCAAGGTTAACTACGCCAACAAGAAAAGCGACAACTTGCCTGCTACAGGTTATAACAACCAGTCGATTGCATACTTTATGATTTTCCAGAACCCAAATGTTGACTTGTCTTGGTATGAGCCAATCTGGAAAGAAGGTCAGAACCAAGTAGACCAAATACACCCATTCAGTTCTTATATCGACAACCCTTACATGATTGCATATGAGATGACAAACTCGATCAACAGCCATACGATGTTGGGGAATTTGTCTGCAACTTATGAGTTCTCAGACAAGTTTGACTTGATGGTTCGCTCAGCAATCAACTTGGGTAAACAGGAGCGTGAAATGAAACGCCCATTCAGCTCAGCCAATTATAAGAATGGCTATTACAAGATACAGAACATCAGCAATTATGAGGTGAACACAGACGCATTGTTGACCTATAAGGATAAATTGTCAGATCGTATTGACTTAAGGATTTCATTGGGAGGAAATATGAGATCTGAAGAATATAGAAGAACAGATTTGGCTGTGGATGGCTTGGTAACACCGGGCGTGTATAAGCTTTCTAATGGTATCAATAACCCAACGGTTACGCCAAGAGACTGGAACCGTAAGGTAAACAGTATGTACGGACTGGCAACTTTCTCCTACAACGATATGATCTTTGTGGATATCACAGGTCGTAACGACTGGTACAGTGTATTGCCTTCTCAGAATAACGCTTACTTCTACCCTTCTATCAGTACCGGTTTTGTGTTGAGTGAGATGTTCTCATTGCCTAGTCCTGTATCCTATGCCAAACTGAGATTGTCAGCAGCTCAGGTGGGAAGTGATACATCTCCATATCGTGACAGAAGTTACTATGGACTGAGTGATTTCCCATCTTCAGCTTCAGTACCTACTACCCTGCCAAATATTGATATTGAACCAATGCAATCGTTGAGCTATGAGGCAGGTTTGGAATACTACATGTTCCAACGCCGCTTCGGTATGGACTTGACCTTTTATCAGACGATCACCAACAACCAGATTCTGGATGTGCCAGTGGACCCAACTACGGGGTATAGCCGTGCTGTAATGAATGGTGGTGAGATCCGTAACAGAGGTATCGAGTTGGTATTGAATGGTACTCCGGTACAGACAGAGAACTTCAGATGGAATACGACAGTGACTTGGTCGAAAAACTACAACAAGGTATTGTCCTTGCCTGAGGAGCTGACTGACGAACAGATTATTGGTTCTGGAGGTAATGCTACCCTGATAGCCAAAGTTGGAGGTACAACAGGCGATATCTACGGCTATGGATTTGTTCGCTCACCTGAAGGAGAGATTGTGTACGATGCAGAAAGTGGCTTGCCAGTACGCCCTGATGAAATTCAGTACATCGGAAACGCTTATGCTGACTGGAAAGGTGGTTGGAACAACGAGTTCAAGTACAAGAACTTCCGTTTCAGTTTCTTGCTGGATGGTCAGTATGGTGGCATTATCTATTCACAGACACACCACAAGATGTCAGAGCAAGGCAAGTTGAAACACACATTGGCAGGGCGTGAAGATGGCTTTATCGTTGGGGATGGTGTAGTGCTAAACGAGGACGGAACTTACTCATCAAATACGACAGAGGTAGCAGTACAGAAGTACTACAAGGAGTATTACAGACGTGCCAATGTGGAGGCAAACTCTTTTGATGCATCTTACCTAAAGCTGCGTGAAGTACGCCTTGAGTATAACCTGCCCAAAGAATGGTTGAGACGTATTGCAATCGAAAGGGCAAGTGTGGCTGTATACGGTCGTGACCTGATGATGATCACAAACTTCCCAATCTTTGACCCTGAGACAGCAGCCTTGAATGGCTCGACGATTTTGCCGGGTATTGAAATGGGACAGTTACCGTCTACTCGTATTGTTGGGGTTAACCTGACTTTAGAGCTTTAA
- the uvrB gene encoding excinuclease ABC subunit UvrB produces MDFKLASDFSPMGDQPAAIKELSHNLESGETSQVLLGVTGSGKTFTIANVIQEVQRPTLVLSHNKTLAAQLYGEFKQFFPENAVEYFISYYDYYQPEAYISTTNTYIEKDLAINEEIEKLRLAATSALLSGRRDVIVVASVSCIYGIGNPEEFGKNIVRIKAGEVVSRNQLLFNLVDILYSRTEAEFKRGTFRVKGDTVDIFPAYADFAYRIFFWGDEVEQIQRIDPETGKKTSDESAITIFPANLFVTGQDTLHQAIREIQDDMVEQIRYFEREGRVEEAKRIKERTEFDLEMMRELGYCSGVENYSRYFDRREPGQRPFCLLDYFPDDFLLVVDESHVTMPQIRAMWGGDRSRKVSLVDYGFRLPSALDNRPLTFNEFENVVKQSIFVSATPGDYELIQTEGTVVEQVIRPTGLLDPEISVRPSTNQIDDLLEEIDDTIKRGERVLITTLTKRMAEELTKYFDQIRIKARFMHSEVKPLDRVEILRELRLGVFDVLVGVNLLREGLDLPEVSLVAIMDADKEGFLRNERSLIQTIGRAARNSNGRVIMYADKMTKSMKKSIDETNRRRKIQMDFNKEHGITPRTVKKSSDQIIGQTRVADHSGLRIEQEAAAAPKEVTTFAESPASYGNVQDFDKLIAETKKRMEKAAKDLDFITAAQLRDEMFELQKLKKEQEGK; encoded by the coding sequence ATGGATTTTAAACTGGCATCGGATTTTTCCCCTATGGGGGATCAGCCAGCAGCGATTAAGGAGCTTTCCCATAACCTGGAATCAGGAGAAACTTCACAAGTGCTGCTAGGGGTTACAGGTTCTGGTAAAACTTTTACCATTGCCAATGTAATACAGGAAGTACAGCGCCCTACATTGGTGTTGAGTCATAACAAGACATTGGCTGCACAGCTTTATGGAGAGTTCAAGCAGTTCTTTCCTGAAAATGCAGTAGAGTACTTTATATCTTACTATGACTATTACCAGCCTGAAGCTTATATCTCCACAACGAATACCTATATCGAGAAGGATTTGGCGATTAATGAGGAGATCGAAAAGCTGAGACTGGCAGCTACTTCTGCCCTACTGTCAGGTAGACGTGATGTAATCGTGGTGGCATCAGTTTCATGTATTTATGGTATCGGTAACCCTGAGGAGTTTGGTAAGAACATCGTTCGGATAAAGGCTGGAGAAGTCGTATCCAGAAATCAGCTGTTATTTAACTTGGTGGATATCCTTTATAGCCGTACTGAGGCGGAATTCAAAAGGGGTACTTTTAGGGTAAAAGGAGACACTGTAGATATTTTCCCTGCCTATGCAGACTTTGCTTACCGTATTTTCTTTTGGGGAGATGAAGTGGAGCAGATTCAGCGTATCGACCCTGAAACAGGTAAGAAGACTTCTGACGAAAGTGCGATTACGATTTTCCCTGCCAACTTATTTGTGACAGGGCAAGACACATTACATCAGGCAATTCGTGAGATTCAGGACGACATGGTGGAACAGATCCGTTACTTTGAACGTGAAGGCAGGGTCGAGGAAGCGAAGCGTATCAAGGAACGTACAGAGTTTGACCTTGAGATGATGCGGGAGCTAGGTTACTGTTCAGGAGTGGAGAACTATTCCCGATATTTTGACCGCAGAGAACCGGGACAGCGTCCATTCTGTTTACTGGACTATTTTCCAGATGATTTCCTGCTAGTAGTAGATGAAAGTCACGTAACCATGCCTCAAATTCGAGCTATGTGGGGAGGTGACCGTTCAAGGAAAGTGTCATTGGTGGATTATGGATTCAGGTTGCCATCTGCTTTGGATAACCGTCCACTGACTTTCAATGAGTTTGAAAATGTAGTGAAACAGTCCATTTTTGTGAGTGCTACACCTGGAGACTACGAACTAATACAAACAGAAGGTACTGTAGTAGAGCAGGTGATTCGTCCTACAGGCTTACTGGATCCTGAGATTTCTGTCAGGCCAAGTACCAACCAGATAGATGATCTGTTAGAAGAAATTGATGATACAATCAAACGAGGTGAGCGGGTACTGATTACGACCTTGACCAAAAGAATGGCTGAAGAACTGACGAAGTACTTTGACCAAATCAGGATCAAGGCGCGTTTTATGCACTCTGAGGTGAAGCCACTGGATAGGGTAGAAATCCTTCGTGAATTGAGGTTGGGAGTATTTGATGTCCTTGTGGGTGTAAACCTTCTTCGTGAGGGACTTGATTTGCCCGAAGTTTCACTTGTGGCGATTATGGATGCCGATAAGGAAGGATTTTTGCGTAATGAACGTTCGCTGATACAGACCATCGGTCGTGCAGCCCGAAACTCGAACGGTAGGGTGATCATGTATGCAGACAAGATGACCAAGTCCATGAAGAAGTCAATTGACGAGACGAACCGCCGTCGGAAAATACAGATGGACTTTAACAAGGAACATGGTATTACACCTAGAACCGTTAAGAAGTCCAGTGACCAGATTATTGGACAGACTCGTGTGGCAGACCATTCAGGCTTGCGTATTGAGCAGGAAGCTGCTGCTGCACCTAAAGAAGTGACGACATTTGCAGAAAGCCCAGCTAGCTATGGAAATGTACAGGACTTTGACAAGTTAATAGCAGAGACGAAGAAGCGAATGGAGAAAGCAGCGAAGGATTTGGACTTCATTACAGCTGCACAGCTTCGTGATGAAATGTTTGAATTGCAGAAACTCAAAAAGGAACAAGAAGGCAAGTAG
- a CDS encoding SusD/RagB family nutrient-binding outer membrane lipoprotein, whose product MMFNIKNILVTMGVALGALSFTACTSDFDEINTDPNRIDQISPGTLLNPIIYEMASFGTARSEAFTFDIMQVALPFPSAAGGYHRYDLTPASGNSTWKTYYRWLNNVREMRDAAITAEDPNYQAIAMTLNAWGFSILTDCFGDIPMTEAVRGSEGIFYPAFDTQQDIYTALLTDLDSANSLYDVSRSMVFGNEILYGNDVDSWKRFTNSLRLRLLLRVSNRSEMNVYPELVKMLEDPETYPIFTSNEDAAILSITGETPNVSPWGRPQDLTTGRATSEFFIENLNNFNDPRLPIFCSEARAADGQTKIGYKGIPSGYDASENFDFTPSNMLQALVIAPMISVVMSYAEVEFIKAELIQQGIMSGDAQAHYQAGVQAAIEQWGGELPDGYFENEYTAYDGTLEQIMLQKYYALFFNDFQQWFEYRRTGYPVLPKTDAMLNNQQVPVRYMYPDIVQISNGDNYNKVVQEMGGDDINIKCWWEK is encoded by the coding sequence ATGATGTTTAATATCAAAAATATATTGGTGACAATGGGGGTTGCGTTAGGCGCCCTGTCATTTACTGCTTGTACCAGTGATTTTGACGAAATCAATACTGACCCGAACCGTATTGACCAGATCAGTCCGGGTACATTGCTGAACCCCATCATCTATGAGATGGCAAGTTTTGGAACTGCCCGAAGCGAAGCATTTACCTTTGACATTATGCAGGTAGCGCTACCTTTTCCTAGTGCTGCTGGAGGGTACCACCGTTATGACCTGACACCAGCATCAGGAAATTCTACTTGGAAGACTTATTACCGTTGGTTGAATAATGTTCGGGAAATGAGGGATGCAGCTATTACAGCTGAAGATCCAAACTATCAGGCGATCGCAATGACACTCAATGCATGGGGCTTCTCCATTCTGACAGATTGTTTTGGAGATATTCCAATGACAGAAGCAGTGAGAGGAAGTGAGGGGATTTTCTATCCTGCATTCGATACACAACAGGATATTTATACCGCGTTGCTGACTGATCTGGATTCTGCCAACAGCCTTTATGATGTATCCCGTTCGATGGTATTTGGCAATGAAATCCTTTATGGCAATGATGTGGATAGCTGGAAACGTTTCACTAACTCACTACGCTTGCGCCTGTTGCTGAGAGTATCGAACCGAAGTGAGATGAATGTATATCCTGAGCTTGTAAAGATGCTCGAAGACCCTGAAACTTATCCGATATTCACCAGCAATGAAGATGCGGCTATTCTTTCCATTACAGGCGAGACACCAAATGTATCTCCTTGGGGGCGTCCACAAGATTTGACGACAGGTCGTGCAACATCGGAGTTTTTCATTGAAAACCTGAACAACTTCAATGACCCAAGATTGCCGATCTTCTGTTCAGAAGCTAGGGCGGCAGATGGTCAGACCAAAATTGGATACAAAGGGATTCCGAGTGGTTATGATGCCAGTGAAAACTTTGATTTCACCCCTTCTAATATGCTTCAGGCATTGGTGATTGCACCAATGATATCAGTAGTCATGTCTTATGCTGAGGTAGAATTCATCAAGGCAGAGCTGATTCAGCAAGGTATTATGAGTGGCGATGCACAAGCGCACTATCAAGCAGGTGTACAGGCAGCTATCGAACAATGGGGAGGTGAGTTACCAGACGGTTATTTTGAGAATGAATACACCGCATATGATGGCACACTGGAGCAGATCATGTTGCAGAAGTATTATGCACTGTTCTTTAACGATTTTCAGCAGTGGTTTGAATATCGTCGAACAGGATATCCGGTTTTACCGAAAACGGATGCCATGTTGAATAACCAGCAAGTACCTGTTCGTTATATGTATCCTGATATTGTACAGATCAGTAACGGAGACAATTACAACAAGGTAGTGCAGGAAATGGGGGGAGATGATATCAACATCAAATGTTGGTGGGAAAAGTAA